In Alteromonas macleodii, the sequence AAATAAAGAATGAATGGAATAGTATTGGAGTTTATCCAATCTATGACCAAAGATAGGTCTGAAAAATACCTGAATGCCCTAACTTCAGACATAAGCATGCCAAAAAACATTAAGACCAATAGCGTGCATTGAGCATTCCATACTTTAGGTCTAAGCGCTACTATATATATAAAAAAAGTAGTGATCAGTACCGTTCTTAAAATGGGAAACTGAATATTAAAAACAGGCCATTCGTGAGGTCTAATCAATACTAATGCTGTATAAAGGCAAAGAAAGAAAAAACCTAATGTAGCAGGAGATTCCGCGTCTTGCTGACCAAAGGCTTTTTTTGGTATGGGTTTATCTACCACGATTTACTACCCACTTTTTTATCATTTTTAAACGTTCTGTTAATTCGGTCATTGCGTAACTAAGTAAACTAGTGTGAAGGGTGAACGAGAATACTGATTCAGATGTTGACGTTAATTGAGTCTTATATCCCTCCTTGTGGGCCGACGACATGAAGTCGTAAACCTCCATACCTTTATGCAATGCGTCAAAAGCTTGCGCATAATGAAGCAAATTTCCCGGGGATACGTTAGGCCTAAAAGATGTATCAATTCCACTCTGATAAAAAACAATAGAATTGCTAGATACAAAGCTATAGTTCACAGCGAAGATTTTATTTTCGTATTTCGTATAGTAAAGCGATAATCGGTTGGCTGCGAGACTCTTCCTTGCAAGCTCACGATGGAAGTTACAAAACTCACTTTCATCAAATATTGCGGGTTTCGCCTTATCAAGCCAACGCTTACTGTTTAGCTCAATCAAGGCGTTAAAGACTTCTTCGAACTCATCAATATTTGTAACCCTGTGAATGGTCACTCCTGCTCGAGAAGCGGTATTGCGATACCGTCGCGTTTTCTTTTCCAACTTTTTTATTCCTTCTGGTAAAGAAATATAAAAGCGCTCTCTATTTTGTTTGATCGTATGATAGCCAGAGAGTTTACGTGACCACTGACATAAAAAGGAACGTGGAGATATATTATTAAACGTTACACTATGAACGTTATGCTCCCTTAAGCAGTCGATAAATATGCTATGAGGGATTACTTCCTCTACGGAAGTAGATAGGAAATCTTGCGCTTCACTACAGGTCTCGATATGCGTTGGCTCGAAACTACTTACGAAGTAGGCTGCATGCTCATTACTTATATTCATATAAAGCGGTAAGACGCTCGTTAACTCTCCTTTTTTCCAGTAGGTAAGTACAAAAAGCTTTTTAATGTAATTTGCATAATGTCTAGCCCAAGTTTCGACCCAATTATAACTATTGAAGATACTCTTGACATTTGCTTTCTTTTCTAGGCTTAACCAGCTTTTCTTGACCGCATGAAGTTCTTCTAAATTGGTTATCACTAACACATTCTGTGAAACAGTCACGGTACGACTCTTTCAATATCCGATTGATCACACGTACTTTCACAATGTGTGAGTCTCCATTGAATATTTGACGACGTATTGGCACGAAGCGCGTTTTTCAGGCGCGCTTTTTTTAACTCAATTAGTGACAAGTAAGTCTCGAAATCGGTTCCGTAACGATAGGCAATAGCAAACATGTTACCGTCTTTGTTTCCAACGGTGACTGTGTTCCATTCGCCGTTTTCAGAAGACCTCAGTTCTTTAAAACCTGCGGGGATTGGACTGTTCAAATAATATGACGCTTTGTGGTCTAAAGACGTTCCATAGTAGGAATACTTTACTTGATAAACGCTGCCTCTTTGCTGAGCGCATACCGAATCGGCATTGAAAATCTCAGGCATAAGGAAAATTTGCTGCGGGTCACAGGAGCTTTGCTTATCAAATTGCCCATTCCACATTGCGTTTGAAGAGGATAAGACTACCATAATAAAGACAGCTGAAAGACCACCTTTAACGTTCAAGTGCGATAATTTGGAATCTGTATTAACTGAATTGCATTCGAGAGACTCAGCCTCCCTATCTTCAAGTTTTCTACCTATATAAAATTGGAAAATAGCGACAGGAATGTATATGTACCAACCAAAGTTATTATGATCCGTCATCAAACTACTTTGCATTTCGGTTTCATGGCCTATCACAATAAGCGCAAC encodes:
- a CDS encoding GNAT family N-acetyltransferase codes for the protein MITNLEELHAVKKSWLSLEKKANVKSIFNSYNWVETWARHYANYIKKLFVLTYWKKGELTSVLPLYMNISNEHAAYFVSSFEPTHIETCSEAQDFLSTSVEEVIPHSIFIDCLREHNVHSVTFNNISPRSFLCQWSRKLSGYHTIKQNRERFYISLPEGIKKLEKKTRRYRNTASRAGVTIHRVTNIDEFEEVFNALIELNSKRWLDKAKPAIFDESEFCNFHRELARKSLAANRLSLYYTKYENKIFAVNYSFVSSNSIVFYQSGIDTSFRPNVSPGNLLHYAQAFDALHKGMEVYDFMSSAHKEGYKTQLTSTSESVFSFTLHTSLLSYAMTELTERLKMIKKWVVNRGR
- the xrt gene encoding exosortase — encoded protein: MDLKVHKFFWVLLSITVLWCLANYPIMVSLWEYSFDDGTYSHAYLVPFIIVYLFYILEQEKRVIFRERLSLPWLALLAISGMGLVLTTWSQISLLYWAASLATLISLAFCIFRFNVSTLFPFAFLVFIFPFWGALAVPLQSLSVYVVTALMGLTNIPVYVENEFVTIPAGIFEIAEGCSGLRYVIVSAAISSLYVFLYLKTLRSALIFTSVALAGALVTNWLRIVALIVIGHETEMQSSLMTDHNNFGWYIYIPVAIFQFYIGRKLEDREAESLECNSVNTDSKLSHLNVKGGLSAVFIMVVLSSSNAMWNGQFDKQSSCDPQQIFLMPEIFNADSVCAQQRGSVYQVKYSYYGTSLDHKASYYLNSPIPAGFKELRSSENGEWNTVTVGNKDGNMFAIAYRYGTDFETYLSLIELKKARLKNALRANTSSNIQWRLTHCESTCDQSDIERVVP